A genomic region of Anopheles coustani chromosome 3, idAnoCousDA_361_x.2, whole genome shotgun sequence contains the following coding sequences:
- the LOC131260812 gene encoding uncharacterized protein LOC131260812 isoform X2: MAGSTSGVLISDLVNKDELYTIVVSELRQHGIKYRKEKGSKGAHEKAKCKRIFNAPLHTLELTDALLANGGIVQIPLFVSDACQYILDHVDTEGLFRKAGSSKRQQDIRTSVESGKPLGRSHHVIDVANIVKTFFRDLPEPLLPCGNVQEALIRCLLGSSKEQRVHKLLLTCLLLPPLTLNTLAYFMQFLHTVSKHSTQNRMTVENLAIILTPNIMPIAEMVQQRLTSHVTVVQLLIEHSHEIGRIPETILRQLKDDTSSNQSVLVGGDKKKKKRRSGSLTRMFNGFKKIVGAIGSSENLDKTDEICENDPTLPVGTPCLSKSAKKRKVTEGIAFSAKKKKEVTSFLPDNQELLPCTPTVVIKEAKKSRLSLGGSKKPSKMVHRLLPSGSIPSIAEGKPMERRWSVVGAPWGRKKQSRAKMDDKVYTDTGAKTEDELELSDSAGKSIHAVGGRMSPVVSMPCLTTADELFAPTIPTKKGDMSIAVSSTSQQQLTDPHDEADGGFLKIRRSEYEAIKKRVSDIETRISQEFCHLVGREDVLLDNVEDKYRQTLEQTEPIEATCSTTDQLAKRLSRELKIRASGEQKMIRSPSARKIGTIRRRSREAVRLSRNQSWHIGSTSGREVQGNSTGSGVGGAGTVDLSFYPKPGVLKRGRPNTVQSGLRAPSESNSDEKVEQKKSPVKVITPTMTSGNFTDEEKEEKWVNAESYFDTHNVTVDSSSTMMDSTAEFLTPKVLLEDYFKTPDTQQPSRRLSLRSSTKQHTPAFYTPSPFVTRIEVNSPLIKTPMLPPVVPPRTRMTPARTPKLPPRTPISASLRYPEAVNLLAKAHITPLQEESGRASIARIRSQNAGMVMAKAKLFDGLVTNAVQDQQHQSTAVVSPRPKEGSVPRNSSVHVRQVQKLRSTTAHTGSPRKSTPRKRAFTKSAHGGGINRREKLRQASRGAASSTTTVSSKVLSSPRIIRRIQENVQEQLSTASVSACLSPSLKDINSRSTAAGQCNKGNFNASTTTPHIRKQLLRNSPRRILAATPGRDNRLAHGDRYLTPMKATPMSRFALATETTGYEESPERTPQSRAAALARQQQQQRRSISASSVLRA, encoded by the exons ATGGCAGGATCAACGTCTGGCGTTTTGATTTCCGATTTGGTAAACAAGGACGAACTATACACCATCGTTGTTAGTGAGCTCCGGCAACACGGCATCAAATATCGGAAGGAAAAAGGCTCAAAAGGGGCGCAC GAAAAAGCCAAATGCAAGCGTATCTTCAATGCGCCCTTGCATACGCTAGAGCTCACGGATGCGCTTCTAGCGAACGGTGGAATCGTACAGATCCCATTGTTCGTTTCGGACGCCTGCCAATATATTTTGGACCATGTCGATACGGAAGGGTTATTCCGGAAGGCCGGATCATCAAAGCGGCAGCAAGACATAAGG ACCAGTGTAGAATCCGGGAAACCGCTGGGAAGATCGCACCACGTTATCGATGTTGCGAATATcgtgaaaacatttttccgaGATTTGCCCGAACCACTACTCCCATGTGGTAACGTGCAGGAAGCACTCATCCGATGTCTACTCGGTTCGAGCAAGGAGCAAAGGGTGCACAAACTATTGCTGACTTGCCTTTTGCTACCTCCGTTGACACTGAATACATTGGCATACTTCATGCAGTTTCTGCACACCGTCTCGAAGCATTCGACCCAAAACAGGAtgacggtggaaaatttgGCCATCATTCTTACGCCAAATATTATGCCCATAGCGGAAATGGTACAGCAGCGATTAACCAGCCACGTTACGGTCGTCCAGTTGCTGATTGAACATTCCCACGAAATTGGCCGCATTCCGGAGACGATTCTGCGTCAGCTAAAGGACGATACAAGCAGTAACCAGAGCGTTCTGGTGGGTGGcgataagaagaaaaaaaaacgacgcaGTGGTTCGCTGACGCGTATGTTCAACGGATTCAAAAAGATAGTCGGTGCAATCGGCTCGTCGGAGAATCTGGACAAAACGGACGAAATTTGCGAAAACGATCCGACGCTACCGGTCGGTACACCGTGCCTCAGTAAATCGGCCAAGAAGCGAAAGGTTACCGAGGGGATTGCTTTTAGTGCGAAGAAGAA GAAAGAAGTAACTTCTTTCCTGCCTGATAACCAAGAGCTCTTGCCATGTACACCGACGGTAGTAATAAA GGAGGCAAAGAAAAGCCGGTTGAGTCTAGGTGGCAGCAAAAAGCCAAGTAAAATGGTCCATCGGTTACTACCGAGCGGCTCGATACCGTCAATCGCCGAGGGTAAGCCGATGGAACGTCGGTGGAGTGTGGTCGGTGCACCCTGGGGACGAAAGAAGCAAAGTCGTGCAAAAATGGATGATAAGGTCTATACTGATACGGGCGCTAAGACCGAGGACGAACTTGAGCTGTCTGATTCAGCAGGGAAATCTATACATGCGGTTGGTGGTCGTATGTCACCAGTGGTGTCTATGCCCTGTCTCACCACTGCCGACGAGCTGTTCGCACCGACCATTCCAACGAAGAAGGGTGATATGAGTATCGCGGTTAGTTCGACTAGCCAGCAGCAGCTGACCGACCCGCACGATGAAGCGGATGGAGGCTTCCTGAAGATTCGTCGCAGTGAGTATGAAGCGATTAAAAAACGTGTTTCGGACATCGAGACGAGAATATCGCAGGAATTTTGTCACCTGGTCGGACGGGAGGATGTACTGCTGGATAACGTAGAGGACAAATATCGGCAAACGTTGGAGCAGACGGAACCCATCGAGGCCACCTGTTCGACAACGGACCAGCTGGCGAAGAGATTGAGCAGGGAGCTTAAGATCCGGGCGAGTGGTGAACAGAAGATGATCCGTTCGCCGAGTGCCCGGAAAATTGGAACAATCCGTCGACGTAGTCGGGAGGCAGTCCGGCTTTCTCGTAACCAATCTTGGCACATTGGTAGTACAAGCGGTAGGGAGGTGCAAGGCAATAGCACCGGTAGCGGAGTTGGTGGTGCTGGGACCGTGGATCTATCTTTCTATCCCAAGCCGGGAGTTCTTAAGCGAGGCCGGCCGAATACGGTGCAGAGTGGTTTGAGAGCTCCATCGGAATCAAATTCAGATGAAAAAGTTGAACAGAAGAAATCCCCAGTAAAAGTAATAACGCCTACTATGACCAGCGGAAACTTTACCGAcgaggaaaaggaagaaaaatgggtCAATGCTGAAAGCTACTTTGATACACACAACGTAACGGTCGATAGTAGCTCAACAATGATGGACTCGACCGCCGAATTCCTTACTCCCAAAGTATTACTGGAAGATTATTTCAAAACGCCTGATACGCAGCAACCATCTCGAAGATTATCCTTGCGTTCGTCCACAAAGCAACACACGCCTGCTTTCTACACTCCCTCTCCGTTTGTGACAAGGATTGAAGTAAACTCTCCGCTTATTAAAACACCAATGCTTCCCCCTGTGGTGCCGCCACGCACCAGAATGACACCAGCGCGGACACCGAAGCTTCCACCACGCACCCCAATCAGTGCCAGTTTAAGGTATCCGGAGGCTGTAAACTTGCTTGCAAAAGCGCACATAACACCGTTGCAGGAGGAGAGTGGCCGAGCATCAATCGCCCGTATTCGTAGTCAAAACGCCGGCATGGTGATGGCGAAGGCGAAACTCTTCGATGGGCTCGTTACGAATGCGGTGCAGgaccagcagcaccagagtA CGGCAGTCGTTTCGCCACGGCCAAAGGAAGGTTCGGTTCCGCGTAATTCCTCTGTGCACGTACGACAGGTACAGAAGCTACGATCGACGACGGCCCATACCGGTAGCCCACGAAAATCGACGCCACGCAAACGAGCCTTCACCAAGTCGGCGCACGGGGGTGGCATCaatcggagggaaaaattaCGACAAGCTTCTAGGGGTGCAGCGTCCTCGACAACGACGGTCTCATCGAAGGTACTTAGCTCCCCGCGTATCATTCGTCGGATACAGGAAAACGTACAAGAGCAGCTTTCCACTGCCAGTGTGAGCGCGTGCCTATCGCCTAGCTTGAAGGACATTAACAGTCGGTCGACAGCAGCAGGTCAGTGTAATAAAGGTAATTTCAACGCGTCGACGACGACACCGCACATTCGAAAACAGTTGCTCCGGAACTCACCGAGGCGCATCCTTGCTGCAACACCGGGCCGCGACAATCGGTTGGCGCACGGTGACCGATATCTTACTCCCATGAAGGCGACCCCAATGTCCCGCTTTGCTCTCGCTACAGAAACTACCGGTTACGAAGAAAGCCCCGAAAGGACACCTCAATCACGCGCTGCTGCCCTCGCCcgtcagcaacagcagcagcgtcgATCTATTAGTGCCAGTTCCGTGTTACGGGCGTAA
- the LOC131261078 gene encoding E3 ubiquitin-protein ligase HRD1-like — protein sequence MRTLGLSVISMLLTGLVIGNAYYQKKQFYPSVVYITKSNPSMAVIYIQSLVLVLMLGKLMKKIFLGTLRAAEFEHLMERFWYALTETCLAFTVFRDDFNPKFVALFTVLLFLKSFHWLAEDRVDYMERSPVIGWLFHVRVAGLLLCLGLFDYELISYAYQSTISKGVTVQLVFGFEYAILMTMVINTAIKYIFHAAELRSDTPWENKAVFLLYTELIIGFTRVVLYVVFVILMVKIFTLPMFAFRPMYYTMRNFKKALNDVILSRRAIRNMNTLYPDATPEELQMSDNICIICREDMVSNSKKLPCGHIFHTACLRSWFQRQQTCPTCRLNILRTPITAATTAANPAPNNNTNDGSNGAAGAVTDASRPTTGVAGAGGAAGANATGSPLPNGMAPSATNALPLFPGAPLMLPPFPFVGMPPYTMPLPPVPPSLDTLTDEEVRAMEGTERRHIEERIKHLRNIRTLLDASVALMNQYAAITARLPPEAVSHLQAPPPPSLPGQPSTVIPSTTTVPLTAVPMVPGEPSPSTSAAILNTGTAVVDPTPAAMNVADGTTTPGSPKRASNDGSNKSSNLISDSNSSIVTNASSGKATSLAKLEDLGPISSDEDDATVKLKKEPLPSTSKAFLITPDQLLDGDSSTEGAISSSTITTATTRPSTVNGTGGLSVNRPESSAMSELRRRRLEKFATQPSSAGSDSQ from the exons ATGCGTACACTCGGCCTTTCGGTGATCAGCATGCTGCTGACGGGGCTGGTGATCGGCAATGCCTACTATCAGAAGAAACAATTCTACCCGTCGGTGGTGTACATCACCAAGTCCAACCCGAGCATGGCC GTCATCTACATCCAAtcgctggtgctggtgctgatgTTGGGCAAGCTGATGAAGAAAATCTTCCTCGGTACGTTGCGGGCGGCCGAGTTCGAGCACCTGATGGAACGGTTCTGGTACGCGCTGACGGAGACGTGTCTCGCGTTCACCGTGTTTCGGGATGACTTCAATCCGAAGTTTGTGGCACTGTTTACGGTGCTGCTGTTTCTGAAATCCTTCCACTGGTTGGCGGAGGACCGTGTCGATTAC ATGGAGAGAAGCCCAGTGATAGGATGGCTGTTTCACGTGCGGGTCGCAGGGTTACTGCTCTGCCTTGGCCTGTTCGACTACGAGCTGATCTCGTACGCGTACCAGTCGACCATTTCCAAGGGCGTCACGGTGCAGCTCGTATTTGGCTTCGAGTACGCCATCCTAATGACGATGGTCATCAATACGGCCATCAAGTACATTTTCCATGCGGCAGAACTGCGCTCGGACACGCCGTGGGAAAACAAGGCCGTCTTTCTGCTGTACACCGAGCTGATCATCGGTTTCACGCGCGTCGTACTGTACGTGGTGTTTGTGATTCTGATGGTGAAAATATTCACCCTGCCCATGTTCGCCTTCCGGCCAATGTACTACACGATGCG TAATTTCAAGAAAGCCCTCAACGACGTCATTCTTTCGCGGCGTGCCATACGCAACATGAACACTCTGTATCCGGACGCGACGCCCGAGGAGCTGCAGATGTCGGACAACATCTGCATCATCTGTCGGGAGGATATGGTGAGCAACTCGAAGAAGCTTCCGTGCGGCCACATCTTCCACACGGCATGCCTGCGCTCGTGGTTCCAACGGCAACAGACGTGCCCCACCTGCCGGCTAAACATTCTACGTACGCCGATCACCGCGGCCACCACCGCAGCCAATCCGGCGCCGAATAACAATACCAACGATGGCTCGAATGGGGCTGCTGGTGCCGTAACTGACGCTAGCCGCCCCACGACCGGTGTCGCCGGTGCGGGTGGTGCGGCCGGTGCAAATGCCACCGGTTCTCCGTTGCCAAATG GCATGGCACCGTCAGCGACGAATGCTTTACCGCTCTTCCCCGGTGCACCGTTGATGCTTCCTCCGTTTCCCTTCGTGGGAATGCCACCGTACACGATGCCGCTTCCGCCGGTGCCACCCTCGCTGGATACGCTGACCGATGAAGAGGTACGTGCGATGGAGGGAACCGAACGGCGCCACATCGAAGAGCGCATCAAGCACCTAAGGAACATACGTACCCTGCTGGACGCATCGGTGGCGCTGATGAACCAGTACGCTGCCATCACGGCCCGTCTGCCACCGGAAGCCGTCTCCCATCTGcaggcaccaccaccaccatcactaCCGGGGCAACCAAGCACAGTCATCCCTTCCACGACCACGGTGCCCCTGACGGCGGTGCCTATGGTTCCCGGTGAGCCTTCACCGTCAACTTCGGCGGCCATACTCAACACCGGTACAGCCGTAGTGGATCCAACTCCCGCGGCCATGAATGTGGCGGACGGGACGACTACGCCCGGCAGCCCGAAAAGGGCCAGTAACGATGGCAGTAATAAGAGTAGTAATCTTATTAGTGATAGTAATAGCAGTATAGTAACGAACGCCAGCTCCGGCAAAGCTACTAGTCTGGCAAAGCTGGAGGATCTAGGACCGATCAGCAGCGACGAGGATGATGCGACGGTGAAGCTAAAAAAGGAACCCCTTCCGAGCACGAGCAAGGCATTCCTCATCACGCCCGATCAGTTGCTCGATGGGGACAGCAGCACTGAAGGTGCGAttagcagcagcaccatcaccacGGCAACGACGAGGCCGAGCACAGTGAATGGCACCGGTGGTCTGTCCGTCAATCGGCCGGAAAGCTCCGCCATGAGCGAATTGCGCCGAAGGaggttggaaaagtttgccaCCCAACCGTCGTCAGCAGGATCGGATAGTCAGTGA
- the LOC131260813 gene encoding thioredoxin domain-containing protein 17-like: MVNKHYVAGYDAFVAFMKDFNGNGSPINVLFTGAKMDNGESWCSDCVEAAPFIENAVASSAPKESHFIYVDVGDRPTWKDMNNPFRKDKNTHLSVIPTLIRWKNPQRLEGEQLTKTDLLELFFSEED; the protein is encoded by the exons atggtgaacaaacactacGTTGCTGGATACGATGCGTTCGTTGCATTCATGAAGGATTTTAACGGCAATGGTTCACCGATCAATGTTCTGTTTACGGGCGCCAAAATGGATAATGGGGAAAGCTGGTGTAGCGATTGCGTGGAAG CGGCTCCTTTTATCGAAAACGCCGTCGCATCTTCGGCCCCCAAAGAATCGCACTTCATTTACGTAGATGTCGGCGATAGGCCCAC ATGGAAAGACATGAACAATCCCTTCCGCAAGGATAAAAACACGCATCTTTCCGTCATTCCGACGCTGATCCGGTGGAAAAATCCTCAACGACTGGAGGGTGAACAGTTGACCAAGACTGATCTGTTGgagcttttcttttcggaGGAAGATTAA
- the LOC131272814 gene encoding protein max gives MRLHEENQGRKLSTSEWYDNMMSDDDRDIDIESDDGDDSDNTKSQSRIGGGHFYSQAEKRAHHNALERKRRDHIKDSFTSLRDSVPSLQGEKASRAQILKKAAEYIQFMRRKNNSHQQDIDDLRRQNNQLETQIRHLEQARATGNFVDGADLGLSLNDSSRESDSSDVDEVVNNNNNGLGARRNKKMKTNSSY, from the exons ATGCGCTTGCACGAGGAAAATCAAGGCCGGAAGCTAAGCACTAGCGAGTGGTACGACAATATGATGAGCGATGACGACCGGGACATCGACATAGAGAGCGAC GATGGCGATGATTCCGACAACACCAAGTCTCAGTCGCGCATCGGTGGTGGTCATTTCTACTCGCAG GCAGAAAAACGGGCCCATCACAATGCCCTCGAAAGGAAGCGACGCGATCACATCAAGGACAGTTTCACTTCGCTCCGGGACTCGGTGCCATCGCTGCAGGGCGAAAAG GCTAGTCGAGCGCAAATACTGAAAAAAGCAGCCGAGTACATTCAGTTTATGCGGCGGAAGAACAATTCGCATCAGCAAGATATCGACGATCTGCGCCGGCAGAACAATCAGCTCGAAACCCAAA TTCGCCATCTCGAACAGGCTCGTGCAACGGGCAACTTTGTCGATGGTGCTGATCTCGGCCTCAGTCTCAATGATAGCTCCCGCGAATCCGACAGTTCCGACGTCGATGAAGTCGtgaacaataacaataacggGCTCGGAGCACGACGGAACAAAAAGATGAAAACGAACTCCAGCTATTGA
- the LOC131260812 gene encoding uncharacterized protein LOC131260812 isoform X1 yields the protein MAGSTSGVLISDLVNKDELYTIVVSELRQHGIKYRKEKGSKGAHEKAKCKRIFNAPLHTLELTDALLANGGIVQIPLFVSDACQYILDHVDTEGLFRKAGSSKRQQDIRTSVESGKPLGRSHHVIDVANIVKTFFRDLPEPLLPCGNVQEALIRCLLGSSKEQRVHKLLLTCLLLPPLTLNTLAYFMQFLHTVSKHSTQNRMTVENLAIILTPNIMPIAEMVQQRLTSHVTVVQLLIEHSHEIGRIPETILRQLKDDTSSNQSVLVGGDKKKKKRRSGSLTRMFNGFKKIVGAIGSSENLDKTDEICENDPTLPVGTPCLSKSAKKRKVTEGIAFSAKKKKEVTSFLPDNQELLPCTPTVVIKEAKKSRLSLGGSKKPSKMVHRLLPSGSIPSIAEGKPMERRWSVVGAPWGRKKQSRAKMDDKVYTDTGAKTEDELELSDSAGKSIHAVGGRMSPVVSMPCLTTADELFAPTIPTKKGDMSIAVSSTSQQQLTDPHDEADGGFLKIRRSEYEAIKKRVSDIETRISQEFCHLVGREDVLLDNVEDKYRQTLEQTEPIEATCSTTDQLAKRLSRELKIRASGEQKMIRSPSARKIGTIRRRSREAVRLSRNQSWHIGSTSGREVQGNSTGSGVGGAGTVDLSFYPKPGVLKRGRPNTVQSGLRAPSESNSDEKVEQKKSPVKVITPTMTSGNFTDEEKEEKWVNAESYFDTHNVTVDSSSTMMDSTAEFLTPKVLLEDYFKTPDTQQPSRRLSLRSSTKQHTPAFYTPSPFVTRIEVNSPLIKTPMLPPVVPPRTRMTPARTPKLPPRTPISASLRYPEAVNLLAKAHITPLQEESGRASIARIRSQNAGMVMAKAKLFDGLVTNAVQDQQHQSSGSSKRITPTNVNRRQSAKFRSTAVSVPAAVVSPRPKEGSVPRNSSVHVRQVQKLRSTTAHTGSPRKSTPRKRAFTKSAHGGGINRREKLRQASRGAASSTTTVSSKVLSSPRIIRRIQENVQEQLSTASVSACLSPSLKDINSRSTAAGQCNKGNFNASTTTPHIRKQLLRNSPRRILAATPGRDNRLAHGDRYLTPMKATPMSRFALATETTGYEESPERTPQSRAAALARQQQQQRRSISASSVLRA from the exons ATGGCAGGATCAACGTCTGGCGTTTTGATTTCCGATTTGGTAAACAAGGACGAACTATACACCATCGTTGTTAGTGAGCTCCGGCAACACGGCATCAAATATCGGAAGGAAAAAGGCTCAAAAGGGGCGCAC GAAAAAGCCAAATGCAAGCGTATCTTCAATGCGCCCTTGCATACGCTAGAGCTCACGGATGCGCTTCTAGCGAACGGTGGAATCGTACAGATCCCATTGTTCGTTTCGGACGCCTGCCAATATATTTTGGACCATGTCGATACGGAAGGGTTATTCCGGAAGGCCGGATCATCAAAGCGGCAGCAAGACATAAGG ACCAGTGTAGAATCCGGGAAACCGCTGGGAAGATCGCACCACGTTATCGATGTTGCGAATATcgtgaaaacatttttccgaGATTTGCCCGAACCACTACTCCCATGTGGTAACGTGCAGGAAGCACTCATCCGATGTCTACTCGGTTCGAGCAAGGAGCAAAGGGTGCACAAACTATTGCTGACTTGCCTTTTGCTACCTCCGTTGACACTGAATACATTGGCATACTTCATGCAGTTTCTGCACACCGTCTCGAAGCATTCGACCCAAAACAGGAtgacggtggaaaatttgGCCATCATTCTTACGCCAAATATTATGCCCATAGCGGAAATGGTACAGCAGCGATTAACCAGCCACGTTACGGTCGTCCAGTTGCTGATTGAACATTCCCACGAAATTGGCCGCATTCCGGAGACGATTCTGCGTCAGCTAAAGGACGATACAAGCAGTAACCAGAGCGTTCTGGTGGGTGGcgataagaagaaaaaaaaacgacgcaGTGGTTCGCTGACGCGTATGTTCAACGGATTCAAAAAGATAGTCGGTGCAATCGGCTCGTCGGAGAATCTGGACAAAACGGACGAAATTTGCGAAAACGATCCGACGCTACCGGTCGGTACACCGTGCCTCAGTAAATCGGCCAAGAAGCGAAAGGTTACCGAGGGGATTGCTTTTAGTGCGAAGAAGAA GAAAGAAGTAACTTCTTTCCTGCCTGATAACCAAGAGCTCTTGCCATGTACACCGACGGTAGTAATAAA GGAGGCAAAGAAAAGCCGGTTGAGTCTAGGTGGCAGCAAAAAGCCAAGTAAAATGGTCCATCGGTTACTACCGAGCGGCTCGATACCGTCAATCGCCGAGGGTAAGCCGATGGAACGTCGGTGGAGTGTGGTCGGTGCACCCTGGGGACGAAAGAAGCAAAGTCGTGCAAAAATGGATGATAAGGTCTATACTGATACGGGCGCTAAGACCGAGGACGAACTTGAGCTGTCTGATTCAGCAGGGAAATCTATACATGCGGTTGGTGGTCGTATGTCACCAGTGGTGTCTATGCCCTGTCTCACCACTGCCGACGAGCTGTTCGCACCGACCATTCCAACGAAGAAGGGTGATATGAGTATCGCGGTTAGTTCGACTAGCCAGCAGCAGCTGACCGACCCGCACGATGAAGCGGATGGAGGCTTCCTGAAGATTCGTCGCAGTGAGTATGAAGCGATTAAAAAACGTGTTTCGGACATCGAGACGAGAATATCGCAGGAATTTTGTCACCTGGTCGGACGGGAGGATGTACTGCTGGATAACGTAGAGGACAAATATCGGCAAACGTTGGAGCAGACGGAACCCATCGAGGCCACCTGTTCGACAACGGACCAGCTGGCGAAGAGATTGAGCAGGGAGCTTAAGATCCGGGCGAGTGGTGAACAGAAGATGATCCGTTCGCCGAGTGCCCGGAAAATTGGAACAATCCGTCGACGTAGTCGGGAGGCAGTCCGGCTTTCTCGTAACCAATCTTGGCACATTGGTAGTACAAGCGGTAGGGAGGTGCAAGGCAATAGCACCGGTAGCGGAGTTGGTGGTGCTGGGACCGTGGATCTATCTTTCTATCCCAAGCCGGGAGTTCTTAAGCGAGGCCGGCCGAATACGGTGCAGAGTGGTTTGAGAGCTCCATCGGAATCAAATTCAGATGAAAAAGTTGAACAGAAGAAATCCCCAGTAAAAGTAATAACGCCTACTATGACCAGCGGAAACTTTACCGAcgaggaaaaggaagaaaaatgggtCAATGCTGAAAGCTACTTTGATACACACAACGTAACGGTCGATAGTAGCTCAACAATGATGGACTCGACCGCCGAATTCCTTACTCCCAAAGTATTACTGGAAGATTATTTCAAAACGCCTGATACGCAGCAACCATCTCGAAGATTATCCTTGCGTTCGTCCACAAAGCAACACACGCCTGCTTTCTACACTCCCTCTCCGTTTGTGACAAGGATTGAAGTAAACTCTCCGCTTATTAAAACACCAATGCTTCCCCCTGTGGTGCCGCCACGCACCAGAATGACACCAGCGCGGACACCGAAGCTTCCACCACGCACCCCAATCAGTGCCAGTTTAAGGTATCCGGAGGCTGTAAACTTGCTTGCAAAAGCGCACATAACACCGTTGCAGGAGGAGAGTGGCCGAGCATCAATCGCCCGTATTCGTAGTCAAAACGCCGGCATGGTGATGGCGAAGGCGAAACTCTTCGATGGGCTCGTTACGAATGCGGTGCAGgaccagcagcaccagagtAGTGGATCATCAAAACGCATCACCCCAACCAACGTAAACCGTCGTCAGAGTGCCAAGTTTCGGTCGACAGCAGTGTCCGTGCCAGCGGCAGTCGTTTCGCCACGGCCAAAGGAAGGTTCGGTTCCGCGTAATTCCTCTGTGCACGTACGACAGGTACAGAAGCTACGATCGACGACGGCCCATACCGGTAGCCCACGAAAATCGACGCCACGCAAACGAGCCTTCACCAAGTCGGCGCACGGGGGTGGCATCaatcggagggaaaaattaCGACAAGCTTCTAGGGGTGCAGCGTCCTCGACAACGACGGTCTCATCGAAGGTACTTAGCTCCCCGCGTATCATTCGTCGGATACAGGAAAACGTACAAGAGCAGCTTTCCACTGCCAGTGTGAGCGCGTGCCTATCGCCTAGCTTGAAGGACATTAACAGTCGGTCGACAGCAGCAGGTCAGTGTAATAAAGGTAATTTCAACGCGTCGACGACGACACCGCACATTCGAAAACAGTTGCTCCGGAACTCACCGAGGCGCATCCTTGCTGCAACACCGGGCCGCGACAATCGGTTGGCGCACGGTGACCGATATCTTACTCCCATGAAGGCGACCCCAATGTCCCGCTTTGCTCTCGCTACAGAAACTACCGGTTACGAAGAAAGCCCCGAAAGGACACCTCAATCACGCGCTGCTGCCCTCGCCcgtcagcaacagcagcagcgtcgATCTATTAGTGCCAGTTCCGTGTTACGGGCGTAA